Proteins encoded in a region of the Phalacrocorax carbo chromosome 15, bPhaCar2.1, whole genome shotgun sequence genome:
- the AIFM3 gene encoding apoptosis-inducing factor 3 isoform X2 produces the protein MGGCFSKPKPVEVKIEVVIPEKERSKEEMSPNGKASPLVYKVNGTARHYHLEEHPIASNPYHNPKDVVEASVCHVKDLENGQMREVDLGCGKALLIKESGEFHAVGHKCPHYGAPLVKGVLSKGRVRCPWHGACFNISTGDIEDFPGLDSLPRFQVKIEKEKVYIRASEQALQTQRRTKMMAKCISLSNYNLSSTNVLIIGAGAAGLVCAETLRQEGFSDRIVMCTMDRHLPYDRPKLSKSMDSHLEQIALRPKEFFRTYDIEVLTEMQVAAVDIKSKIAIFKDGLKMEYNKLLIATGNTPKALSCKGKEVENVFNIRTPEDANRVVKLATSKNVVIVGASFLGMEVAAYLAERAHSVSLVELEEVPFKKFFGERVGRAVMKMFESNRVKFYMQTEVSELREQEGKLKEVVLKSGKVLRADVCVVGVGAVPATGFLKQSGINIDSKGFIVVNKMMQTNIPGVFAAGDAVTFPLALRNNKKVNVPHWQMAHMHGRIAALNMLAHGMEINTVPYLWTAMFGKSIRYAGHGEGFDDVVIQGDLDELKFVAFYTKSDEVVAVASMNYDPIVSKVAEVLAAGRTIRKRDVETGDMSWLTGKGS, from the exons ttgAAGTGAAAATTGAAGTTGTGATACCCGAGAAGGAACGAAGCAAGGAGGAGATGTCGCCCAACGGGAAAGCCAGCCCCCTGGTCTACAAAGTCAACGGGACTGCCCGGCATTATCATCTCGAGGAGCACCCCATTGCCAGCAATCCCTACCACAACCCAAAGGATGTGGTGGAAGCATCTGTGTGCCACGTGAAGGACCTGGAGAATGGACA gaTGCGGGAAGTAGACCTGGGCTGCGGGAAGGCTCTGCTCATCAAGGAGAGTGGTGAGTTCCACGCCGTGGGACACAAGTGTCCCCACTATGGGGCTCCGCTGGTCAAAG GGGTTTTGTCCAAAGGAAGAGTCCGCTGTCCCTGGCATGGAGCTTGCTTCAACATCAGCACAGGCGACATAGAGGACTTTCCTGGCTTGGACAGCTTACCAAGGTTCCAG GTGAAGATCGAGAAGGAGAAGGTGTACATCCGAGCAAGCGAGCAG GCTCTTCAGACACAGAGGAGGACAAAGATGATGGCAAAGTGCATCTCCCTGAGCAACTATAACCTGAGCAGTACCAACGTGCTGATCATCGGTGCAG GGGCAGCTGGACTGGTCTGTGCAGAGACCTTGCGCCAGGAGGGTTTCTCAGACAGGATTGTGATGTGCACGATGGACAGACACTTGCCCTATGACAGGCCGAAGCTCAGTAAG TCAATGGATTCCCACCTGGAACAGATTGCCCTGCGCCCCAAAGAGTTCTTCCGCACCTATGACATTGAAGTCCTGACCGAAATGCAG GTGGCAGCTGTGGATATCAAGAGCAAGATAGCCATCTTCAAGGATGGACTTAAGATGGAATACAACAAACTGTTGATAGCGACTGGAAACAC GCCCAAAGCTCTCAGCTGCAAAGGCAAGGAggtggaaaatgttttcaacaTCCGGACGCCTGAAGATGCCAACCGTGTCGTGAAACTGGCCACAAGCAAGAACGTGGTCATCGTGGGAGCATCCTTCCTGG ggatggaggtggctGCCTACCTCGCGGAGAGGGCCCACTCGGTGTCCCTGGTGGAGCTGGAGGAAGTCCCCTTCAAGAAGTTCTTTGGGGAGAGGGTTGGCCGCGCTGTCATGAAG ATGTTCGAGAGCAACAGGGTGAAGTTCTACATGCAGACAGAGGTGTCGGagctgcgggagcaggagggcAAG CTGAAGGAGGTTGTGCTGAAGAGCGGGAAGGTCCTGCGTGCCGACGTGTGTGTTGTCGGTGTTG GTGCGGTCCCAGCGACGGGCTTTCTCAAGCAGAGTGGCATCAACATCGATTCCAAAGGCTTCATCGTGGTCAACAAG ATGATGCAAACCAACATCCCTGGAGTCTTTGCAGCTGGTGACGCTGTCACATTCCCGCTGGCCTTGAGGAATAACAAGAAGGTGAACGTCCCTCACTGGCAGATGGCACATATGCATG GCCGTATCGCCGCACTGAACATGCTGGCCCATGGCATGGAGATCAACACAGTCCCGTATTTGTGGACTGCTATGTTTGGAAAGAGCATCCGATATGCAG GCCATGGGGAAGGATTCGATGATGTTGTCATTCAGGGAGATTTAGATGAACTGAAGTTTGTAGCATTTTATACCAA GAGTGATGAGGTGGTGGCTGTGGCCAGCATGAACTACGACCCTATTGTGTCCAAGGTGGCTGAGGTCCTGGCTGCTGGCAGAACCATCCGAAAGCGCGATGTGGA aACCGGAGATATGTCCTGGCTAACTGGAAAAGGCTCCTAA
- the AIFM3 gene encoding apoptosis-inducing factor 3 isoform X1 has translation MGGCFSKPKPVEVKIEVVIPEKERSKEEMSPNGKASPLVYKVNGTARHYHLEEHPIASNPYHNPKDVVEASVCHVKDLENGQMREVDLGCGKALLIKESGEFHAVGHKCPHYGAPLVKGVLSKGRVRCPWHGACFNISTGDIEDFPGLDSLPRFQVKIEKEKVYIRASEQALQTQRRTKMMAKCISLSNYNLSSTNVLIIGAGAAGLVCAETLRQEGFSDRIVMCTMDRHLPYDRPKLSKSMDSHLEQIALRPKEFFRTYDIEVLTEMQVAAVDIKSKIAIFKDGLKMEYNKLLIATGNTPKALSCKGKEVENVFNIRTPEDANRVVKLATSKNVVIVGASFLGMEVAAYLAERAHSVSLVELEEVPFKKFFGERVGRAVMKMFESNRVKFYMQTEVSELREQEGKLKEVVLKSGKVLRADVCVVGVGAVPATGFLKQSGINIDSKGFIVVNKMMQTNIPGVFAAGDAVTFPLALRNNKKVNVPHWQMAHMHGRIAALNMLAHGMEINTVPYLWTAMFGKSIRYAGHGEGFDDVVIQGDLDELKFVAFYTKKGSRRWLLGNKTASRAESRRSDEVVAVASMNYDPIVSKVAEVLAAGRTIRKRDVETGDMSWLTGKGS, from the exons ttgAAGTGAAAATTGAAGTTGTGATACCCGAGAAGGAACGAAGCAAGGAGGAGATGTCGCCCAACGGGAAAGCCAGCCCCCTGGTCTACAAAGTCAACGGGACTGCCCGGCATTATCATCTCGAGGAGCACCCCATTGCCAGCAATCCCTACCACAACCCAAAGGATGTGGTGGAAGCATCTGTGTGCCACGTGAAGGACCTGGAGAATGGACA gaTGCGGGAAGTAGACCTGGGCTGCGGGAAGGCTCTGCTCATCAAGGAGAGTGGTGAGTTCCACGCCGTGGGACACAAGTGTCCCCACTATGGGGCTCCGCTGGTCAAAG GGGTTTTGTCCAAAGGAAGAGTCCGCTGTCCCTGGCATGGAGCTTGCTTCAACATCAGCACAGGCGACATAGAGGACTTTCCTGGCTTGGACAGCTTACCAAGGTTCCAG GTGAAGATCGAGAAGGAGAAGGTGTACATCCGAGCAAGCGAGCAG GCTCTTCAGACACAGAGGAGGACAAAGATGATGGCAAAGTGCATCTCCCTGAGCAACTATAACCTGAGCAGTACCAACGTGCTGATCATCGGTGCAG GGGCAGCTGGACTGGTCTGTGCAGAGACCTTGCGCCAGGAGGGTTTCTCAGACAGGATTGTGATGTGCACGATGGACAGACACTTGCCCTATGACAGGCCGAAGCTCAGTAAG TCAATGGATTCCCACCTGGAACAGATTGCCCTGCGCCCCAAAGAGTTCTTCCGCACCTATGACATTGAAGTCCTGACCGAAATGCAG GTGGCAGCTGTGGATATCAAGAGCAAGATAGCCATCTTCAAGGATGGACTTAAGATGGAATACAACAAACTGTTGATAGCGACTGGAAACAC GCCCAAAGCTCTCAGCTGCAAAGGCAAGGAggtggaaaatgttttcaacaTCCGGACGCCTGAAGATGCCAACCGTGTCGTGAAACTGGCCACAAGCAAGAACGTGGTCATCGTGGGAGCATCCTTCCTGG ggatggaggtggctGCCTACCTCGCGGAGAGGGCCCACTCGGTGTCCCTGGTGGAGCTGGAGGAAGTCCCCTTCAAGAAGTTCTTTGGGGAGAGGGTTGGCCGCGCTGTCATGAAG ATGTTCGAGAGCAACAGGGTGAAGTTCTACATGCAGACAGAGGTGTCGGagctgcgggagcaggagggcAAG CTGAAGGAGGTTGTGCTGAAGAGCGGGAAGGTCCTGCGTGCCGACGTGTGTGTTGTCGGTGTTG GTGCGGTCCCAGCGACGGGCTTTCTCAAGCAGAGTGGCATCAACATCGATTCCAAAGGCTTCATCGTGGTCAACAAG ATGATGCAAACCAACATCCCTGGAGTCTTTGCAGCTGGTGACGCTGTCACATTCCCGCTGGCCTTGAGGAATAACAAGAAGGTGAACGTCCCTCACTGGCAGATGGCACATATGCATG GCCGTATCGCCGCACTGAACATGCTGGCCCATGGCATGGAGATCAACACAGTCCCGTATTTGTGGACTGCTATGTTTGGAAAGAGCATCCGATATGCAG GCCATGGGGAAGGATTCGATGATGTTGTCATTCAGGGAGATTTAGATGAACTGAAGTTTGTAGCATTTTATACCAA GAAGGGCTCCCGGAGATGGCTTTTGGGTAACAAGACAGCATCCCGTGCTGAGAGCCGGAG GAGTGATGAGGTGGTGGCTGTGGCCAGCATGAACTACGACCCTATTGTGTCCAAGGTGGCTGAGGTCCTGGCTGCTGGCAGAACCATCCGAAAGCGCGATGTGGA aACCGGAGATATGTCCTGGCTAACTGGAAAAGGCTCCTAA
- the LOC104049081 gene encoding transmembrane protein 17B-like — MAAHNPLRPNLRWGLVAFSSSLFINNKTQDSGAAHTYHPAHEVLASLPLQMMLYFNVYYFPVWCLAEGMMLQLKYHLLPQHYQFLLVTAFLILSLAEGSRLYLGYMGNLQEKVPELAGFLLLSFLIQLPLLLFLLTDSHIIRLPLEVAVHSLLLAFLVAEIAAAFLALKTMTKQLMAQFYLWQFKEGGRGHQRGS, encoded by the exons ATGGCTGCGCACAACCCTCTGCGCCCCAACCTTCGCTGGGGCTTGGTGGCATTCAGCAGCTCCCTCTTCATCAACAACAAGACACAGGACAGCGGCGCTGCCCACACCTACCACCCAG CCCACGAGGTCCTGGCCAGCCTGCCCCTCCAGATGATGCTCTACTTCAACGTCTACTACTTCCCAGTCTGGTGCCTGGCTGAGGGGAtgatgctgcagctgaag TACCACCTGCTGCCTCAGCACTACCAGTTCCTGCTGGTCACTGCCTTCCTCATCCTCTCGCTGGCTGAGGGCTCCCGTCTCTACCTGGGCTACATGGGGAACCTGCAGGAGAAG GTGCCTGAGCTGGccggcttcctcctcctctccttcctgatccagctccccctcctgcttttcctgctgacGGACAGCCACATCATCCGCCTGCCGCTGGAGGTGGCCGTGCACAGCCTTctcttggccttcctcgttgccGAGATTGCAGCTGCCTTCCTTGCACTGAAGACGATGACGAAGCAGCTCATGGCACAGTTCTACCTGTGGCAGTTCAAGGAGGGTGGCAGGGGACATCAGCgaggcagctga